AAttgcttttttcaaatgaactgcaagtgctctcatgatcgcctgcgtgctcagattgaatacaatcgcgatctttccactattaaaagtcattatttatctttgctccttgactaaatttagtcaaaagtattcaaagttatcaagtatttagaaatagattgatgcataatcgatgacaatgctaatggtcttcttgtttggctgtgttgtgaagtgaaacttacttttagcaaaggtggtatttttttatttctttacgacaaaagaattatgctggaaatgtttctggatgaggtatttgtgtgatttatacatttagctgtattctgatctgtcttaaagcattacaggtcaaggCAATccattgttacttattgtttatttatcaaaatgaacaataaggctcttaaagcactgctttgataaatgtactgttgtcatatttcaaatacctcaagtaaaatgaagtcatttgttttatttttttaactgacagtgtacttgtatttttttaagtttgtattttagattaagatcaagtgtaaaataaaatctacatgtgatgtacagctatttaagaaaataaatttgccataatgtaaagaaaaatagtgtaaaatatgcaaataaaaggctaaatttaaatctttttaccatatactttaatttaacctttcaaagcttgaaaatattgtttaaaaatgggcaaaaactgTCTtgatggccttaaagattatgtggtagttttaccagtgctattgaaaaagattaattttcatgaaagaaaaaaatcggtcacacttcctttgttagtgcaagttcctatacatgtagctttgggatttaagcaattaaaccattcaatccggtttacacttaaaaaaaagtgatttcataatgaaaatcagatttttttaactagtacttattaaaagagtactttgtacttttacctaatattagtattatttactaaaatttgtgttattttagcagtgtaatagtattgagtacttgagtacaaaaaagattttacaagcatttagtgcaggtttattatattattaatatatggttaataaatattattattattattaatggtttttatttgtatctatttctatataatgttttatgggttgctgacaatacatttcaggtcttcaatacatagcatgtcagtcttgaaaaaaataggtgctggaattgattttcattaggctgtccctgtatgaaccctgtcatatgtacatttaacatatatttcaagatttgtctgaaagtgtatgaatatgacatatagcctatatttatgagatccaagcaacatttccaacttttgatgaataggctactatgaaaactttagatttaagtacagcagttttctttttactttttaagaacagcgccattttttaataaacttttaaaagcacattttaactaaaacgtttttttttttttttacctgcaagcacagttaatgttcagactatttaaaatgtttaaagtgactgacaataatacatattcttaataatagaaattaatctgcatcgtttttaacaatgtgcacacctgtagctgcttaattaggcctacgtcgctattttttaatactggttaaaaaatagcgtcgtaaggtggtacttggagagacaacttttttctaaggtggtacttggtgaaaaaagtttgagaaccactgttttaaactAAGAGTAGGTGTTTAAAAATGTGAGGTGACAATGTACCCTCTGTAATGTgatataatttaatattctttCTATACTTTGTACtgtacatttgttcattttactgtttacaaatatatatatatatatatatatatatatatatatatctcagccCCCTTAGTTTTTCGCGATTCCGTgatcgctgaatccaacgcaaaTTTTTGAGATCCTGCAAAATTCATAATTTAAAcgaaaaataatcataaataaatgtaaataatcttataaaactcaattccaaaccatataatcatcagagtatatttatttcagttagcAATGAATTTGTACATGGCTTATAGACGTTGCgcacgtgatgtatttgagtgtctctcgaaCAATGACGTCTCACCGGCGTCCTCACAATCTTTACATTACATGGAGGGGGGAGTGGAGGGGAGTTTTCAGCTTGTGCAGTACGCAGACGCGGATAAATCACaaatgatttacatgtgaagcaAAGAAGATCTCATGGCGAATTTATTAAGAAGCTAATTTAAAGTGATCTGTTGTGTATATAAAACGTGGAGTGAGCGTTACAGTGACAGCAGCAGTGAGTACTGAATGTGGTGATGTCAGAGATAGTGACGTGAATGACAGCAGATGTCTGTGCTGGTGTGTTTAGTGTGAAACAGCAGGTTGAGGATGATTTTACTCACCGTGACGCTTTAGATGCTCTATGCTTTGTCTTAAACCTCTGAGAGACAGTAAAACGGCCCACAAATCACACGTGGGGAACCAAAAGCATCTGCACCATCAAACACTGGACGCCCATTATTTTGTTATTGTAAAAagctagctttttttttttttttaattagtgctGTCCAATGATTAATCGTGACTAATGGCATACAaagtaaaagtttgtatttacatagtgtgtgtgtgtgtgtgtgtgtgtgtatttactgtgtataaatattatgtataaaacatatatatatatatatatatatatatatatatatatatatatatatatatatatatatataaaatagttttaataactgattcattttctctttgccatgatttACGATGaccataaataatatttgactagatattgttcaagacacttctatacagcttaaagtgacatttaaaggcttaactaggttaattaggttaactaggcaggttagggtaattaggcaagttattgtataatgttggtttgttctgtagactatcaataaagatttgcttaaaggggctaaaaatattgaccttaaaatggtttttaaaaattttaaaatttttgtagccaaaataaaacaagactttatccagaagaaaaaatattaacagacagactgtgaacatttcctgaatctgttaaacatcatttgggaaatattaaaaaagaaaaacaaagtcaaaggggggcgaataattctgacttaaactgtgtgtatatatatatatatatatatatatatatatatatatatatatatatatatatatatatatatatatatatatatatatatatatatatatatatatataaataattttattttggacGTGATTGCGATTTAATCACATTCAATCGTTGGACAGCACTAGTATTAATCCCTTTTTTAATTGCCAATATGTGAAGATCTTGTAATGGAACTTTTGAAATGAGATAATGTCAATGCAAAACAAAGGGATTGATTCAAACTATGGTCTCAGAGGCAGATCTCCTCTACAGTCTCAAACAAATCTACTTTAGAATTAAACTATCAAAACGTTTGTTCAACTGAAGATAAAAGCTGTGCTTACTCGTCCtttacttgctccaaacctgtttgagtttttatcttctgttgaacataaaagttaCAATAGTTTTATGACAGTTTCAGGTTTTGCGTAAACCTTTTGTCTGCCTGCAGTTCACACAACGACCACTGGTAGTGCTAAAAACAATAGATTCTGAATAGAGACCCTTTATTACTAATAGAAAAGTTTACGAATGAGTGGATAAAAGCAGAAAGATGCAGAGCATGATGTATAATGAGAGCATGAATTGAacagtagggatgcaccgaagTAAAAATTCTGAGCCAAAACCAAATATTCAGGATCCACTTGGTCGAATACTGAAACCgattctaaatatttaattttatttgtatataaatatattgaatgtaaaaacttttaaaagttacCCCAATAACTTAAATTATACTGATATAAAAAAGATCAGAGAACAAGTCGAGTAGCATTATTTTACCAGCATTGCCATGACAGCACAGTTGCTCTATTGCAAGCAGCACGAACAAGTATGCTACATTGAAATGTCCTGTTTGGACGTTATTTAAGCGAACTTTGCTTTTTTTGATGAGCATGTATGGTTTATGCACAGAAAAGTATGTGTACATGAGCAGAATAGCCACAGAGTGTAATATTGAACTGTTTTGAATTTTGTCCAAAGCTCTTgtacaagccattgaaatgaatgggtttcatagcacaGCGCTTTCCGTGTGCAGTGTGAAAGTTGTTTTACACCACATAGTGACTGAAACCAGGATACTAAGCATGGCAGGGCACTGTGgtgcttatttttttcttccTGCCAAAAACAGAAATTTCCAATTTCGATTGATAATTTTTGGCGGGAAAATATTCGATGCATCCCTACTAAACAGATACTAAAAAGTGATCCGGATGGATTATGGTAATGAATATATGCTGCAGCTGAGTCTGGCCCTGATGGCTAATTGATGTTAATGAGAATGATAATTGGGGAACTGAGTGATGATAGTTGATGAGTCTGATTTAATATCTGTTGTTGTGGGTATGTTGGATTAAATAATAGTGGATGTGTCACAAAATCTACTTGCATAAACTCAAGTTCATCATAACTGGTTAAATCCTTGTTATCTGTTAGAAAAGTGTGTTTTATAGTATGGAAGCGAGTTGTAAATATAATTCGGATGTACTATATCTGACATGTTGtcatcacatgacctacccatGTCAGTTGCATTGGTTCATTCATGATTTATCTCCTGTGGCCCAATGGGATAGTAAAGTGTCTATTGGATGTGCACTTTAGAATCTCATCGAAAGTAGTCGAGCATCCTCGTATGTTTGTCTTTTTTGGCATACTGCTTTTCAAATACTAGGATATCGGACAAACTACTCACCTCACATACTGTTTTCACACACTATACAAACATGCAATTTTGTAATGTAAGGCCAAATCTCCAACAGTATTTTGGAAACTGTGTGTTTTGACCCAACTGAATTtatttacacactttttttttttttttttttaactcaatctAAACATCCTTTACTGAGATCTTTTAAACGCTCAGCTGTGTTATCATCaatatttgtttgtaaatattaatttctcATAAATtgagtttttatattttacatgtgTACAGTAGTTGTCTCCTGCTCATTGGTGTATGTAATATCAATGTAAAGACTTTATTTTTAAGTAGATTTACCTCTTTCTGTCTCTTCTCTGCGGCCTCTGCTAGCTGTTTTCTCCTTGTCTCCTGTGgggaaaaaaatctattattaattTTTTCCAAAAATTATATTCATTATAAATATCACAATTAAAAATACTACCATTTTACTCGTTTTAATCAATTGATTGACATTTTaatgttataatatataattataacattatatattatatatatataacgtaaTATATAAcgtttttttaataatctaaaaaacaataacaaattttAATTGTTATAATACTTTCATTTTAAGGAACAGTAGTGATAAAGCATTATGTTCTCATTCCTtacttttcttttcttcctttatttaattaacaaaacCGGAAAAAGTCTGTAttgatgcaaaaaaataaataaatgcaaaagaaagtaaataaaatccACATAGGAGCAAATagaatttaaaaagtaaacatgAGTGTGATTAATATATGATATtggacatgaaaaaaaaattgaaagaaaGAAACTGAAGGATATTTTCCATGGACGTGTTACTGACAAATAATttactaatatttaataatttaataatagctTACTaacaaataatttgaaaaatacaataaatgggcaGCAGCAATACTAATAATTACCAATtatttactactaataataattatttactattaattaataataatttaataatagtttCCTAACGAATAAAATAAATGGGCGGCAGCAACACTAATTACCAATTATgtattactactattaataattaataattacatttatttaccactaacttataattttatattaatttactaacaaataatttataataaataaaataaatgggcaGCAGCAATACTAAAAATTACTAATTAATACTaaactaattattaattaatttaactaaattaataataatgttctaATTTAATAATGGTTTACtaacaatttacaataaataaataggcagCAGCAATACTAATAATTGCTAATtatttaatactaataataataataattactaattaTTCACTAATAGTTTACTTGtataataatttactaataatagtttaacaaataatttataataaaataaatgggcGGCAGCAGCAGTTTAATTACTAATTATGTATTActaaataataattctaattatttactttaatattaatttactaacaaataattcataataaataaaataaatgggcaGCAGCAATACTAATAATTAGTAATTGTttactaataattaaaaataatttaataagaaaTAATTTGATAATTCTTAACTAATAAttcataatgaataaaataaatggtcAGCAGCATGGAGATTAAAGATGTAAGCGCATGTATATCTTTAAGTTCATGTTGCTAACCAATTATCTTATTTATTATAAATCGTGTTATTAGATAAAGtaaatattagtattatataatcagttattaaattatttcatCCTCGCCACCACAAAACGTCAATGTTTTTAATCATTACCTCACTAAATTAAGTCAAAACAGTGATGCTGTTGTTAGCACTCGTAAAATAAACACAGATGGGGAAATATACgtcaataaatgcattaaataaacgTACTAAAGTACTCACAGGGTCTGGCGTGACCACAACATCATCCTCAGCTCCACTCAAACAGGGCAAACACATCCCCATACTGAGGGTTTCCCGAAAGCACAGGCACAAACACAACACCTTCAAGACAAATCTGCGATGATTTGAACAGCCCCGAAGCTTTTCTATACTGTTGTTAACCCACTGCTGGATCTGAACTAGAAATGTAAACAAAGCTACTTCAACAAGCTAGCGCGACTACAGATAATAACATCTAGAGCGCTAACTGATGATATAACCGTCAGCAAACCTCTTTCTCACGCCTCGAGACATCTGCTTTTGATTCTGTGGCGTAAATATACGAAGTGTTAGTTCAGCTGGAAGTGTGAGCTGTCAGAATGAGCGAATGACAGCAGCGCCGTTAGCTGAAGGAAGTGAAGCTCAGCAGCGCCACGACGCGGAACGGAAGTGAAGGGGAGTCACAACAAGgtcgagttttttttttgtttttttttttgtttttgtcgtttgtctttttataatgtattttaattaacgccatgaataatataaataagaatAATACATTTAAGATAAGATATAAAGCTGATAAACATAATATTACTAATTTTTATTGGTATTTCTATTGCACTCATTCAACATGTAATACAAGAATAATAATAGAAAAGTA
The DNA window shown above is from Danio rerio strain Tuebingen ecotype United States chromosome 25, GRCz12tu, whole genome shotgun sequence and carries:
- the svip gene encoding small VCP/p97-interacting protein isoform X4, which translates into the protein MGMCLPCLSGAEDDVVVTPDPETRRKQLAEAAEKRQKERFKTKHRASKASRRHTEASKTRKPWKGKRRNRKRARNRP
- the svip gene encoding small VCP/p97-interacting protein isoform X2 gives rise to the protein MGMCLPCLSGAEDDVVVTPDPVSTLETRRKQLAEAAEKRQKERFKTKHRASKASRRHTEASKTRKPWKGKRRNRKRARNRP
- the svip gene encoding small VCP/p97-interacting protein isoform X1, with product MGMCLPCLSGAEDDVVVTPDPVSTLETRRKQLAEAAEKRQKETTYRGIKDPEALERKKKKQEESEKQTMSSAPSGGGGLKWQVG